The Pyrus communis chromosome 5, drPyrComm1.1, whole genome shotgun sequence region CAGAAAAGAGGATTCAAACTTAAATGCAAGGTGTATAACAGTAGCCAATTTGGTTAAGCACACGTCTGTGTCAGCGACATCCTTCACCAGTTTTAAAATCACATTCAGAATAAAtggttggaaaaaaaatttcaacataatAACGCAGGCAAGTGAATCATCATCACTCGTATAATCAAAGCATAAAATGTAATGCGCAGATTAAACGGAAGGAACCAGTATTCAACTGTTCTACATATGATAGGAATGATCGTTAACTCGGAAAACAGAAAAAGGAAAGGATTTATCCACAAAAGGTGCAGAATTTTAGCTTACAAGGGCAAAACCCTGGGAAGATGCAGATTATTATCCGAAACCCCGAATGCAAGCCcagttttgatttgaataacCAAAAGCTCATATAACAAAAGTATCAAGACAATAATAGCAGGGTCGTGTTACTGCTGTGAAGACCCCGTTGGTGCCGACCCAGATCCAGATGGAGTAGGTTCCGAAGGTCCAGAACTTGAAGGTGCAGATCCCGAGGGTGTAGAACCTGTGGGTGCTGGCCCTGGTGTTGCAGAATTCTGGTACTGTTTATTCATTGGCAAGGATGGTGGTGGCGGCACTGCAGAATGATATTGCGGAGGGTATTGCTGGTACTGTGGTGCTGGTGGAGGCATATACCCATATGCAGGAGGATAAAACTGCTGACGATATTGGCCATGTGGTTGAGCCATGTTCTGAAAAGCATAATGCTGACTATGTTGCTGCCTCTCTGAAGCAGAACTGCACTCTCCTGACCCTGTGGTCCCACTAGGAGCCCCTTCCTTGGATGGAATAAGGGCACCCATTCTTTGAGGATCCATGGACGGATAGAATGATCTCTCCTGTGAAGGTGGAGGTGGCATGTTGTAGTAGTTCACAGGCGCAGCTGGGTCTTGTGATTGGTTCTGTTGTTGAGATATGACTGCTCGAGGCAACAAACCACCATGAGCCACCGCCTGCTGTCTAGCTTCAGCAGTGCCCTCTGATTCCTGTTTTGGTGCTTGGGGCCTACCCCACATTAACTTCAACCTCAAACCCTTTATTACCAGTTTGTTAGAGAGTTCTTCTGCAGCCTTTTCTGCACCTTCTCTTGTTGTGTAGGTTACGAAGGCACATGCTCGTTGGAGTACCATCCTAACGGATTCTATTTCACCATGAGCATAAAACTGATCCCTTAAATCCTGCTCAGAAATTCTCGCATCAAGCCCACCCACATATAAGGTTCTTATGCTTCCATCCTCAGGAGGTTCCAAGGAGGGCATCTCTCCGGCCTTGTTAAGAAGCTTCATCGCCACTGGATCATTGACTCTGCAGATTTTAGAGATGAAGCATGAGCACCACAAACTTAAGAAATCCATAGGATTACAGTACAGACATGTGCAAAGATGTGACGGCAAAATTGGGACATAATTTTTGAAAGCAATAATGTTGGTTGAAATGCTTGCAAGAAGCTGAAGTTATTACACAAAATAACCAAAACGGAGAGACTTCTTCTACTTGTTTAATCTACCACTTTCTAATACAAGAATTTTCTCAACTGAAATTAGGTAGACTTTCAACCCGAACAAAAAAATGAGCAAAACCATTACACATCAGAAAAAAGTGCTCATCAACAAACAAGTTCACAAGTTTAACTAGCCAACAGTTGTCAGTTAACTATAAGCATAGAACATGCAACCACAAACCCATGCTTCCTTAGCACCTTGAGAAGAGTAAAGTATGAAGCATTGGACATACCCATAGTAACGATCTTTGATGTTTTGCTGCGACAACTCCCCAGTTATGGGCATCTCGTGTCTGTAAGGGCACTCAGCACCTCTTGTGCACTCACCACGAATGTAAAAACTGCAGACATGTGCTCTGTTCCTTTTGTAATAGGGCGTTGTTCTTTGAAGCTTCAGAATAGTGTCACTGGGCCGTGCCTTTCCATATGAAGATTCGTAATCTATACCAGCTCTAGCCTGCactcaccaaaaaaaaattaaaattagatgCTAAAGTATTCCATAACATTTACGTAAAACTGGTGCCATAACCCAGACTGATTCTTCGAGGAAATGACAGAAAAGTTACCTTACGGTCGTGCTC contains the following coding sequences:
- the LOC137733896 gene encoding zinc finger CCCH domain-containing protein 40-like, translating into MAHRLLRNVEADGWERSDFPIICESCLGDNPYVRMTRADYDKECKICTRPFTVFRWRPGRDARFKKSEICQTCSKLKNVCQVCLLDLEYGLPVQVRDTALAIGSDDAIPKSDVNREFFAEEHDRKARAGIDYESSYGKARPSDTILKLQRTTPYYKRNRAHVCSFYIRGECTRGAECPYRHEMPITGELSQQNIKDRYYGVNDPVAMKLLNKAGEMPSLEPPEDGSIRTLYVGGLDARISEQDLRDQFYAHGEIESVRMVLQRACAFVTYTTREGAEKAAEELSNKLVIKGLRLKLMWGRPQAPKQESEGTAEARQQAVAHGGLLPRAVISQQQNQSQDPAAPVNYYNMPPPPSQERSFYPSMDPQRMGALIPSKEGAPSGTTGSGECSSASERQQHSQHYAFQNMAQPHGQYRQQFYPPAYGYMPPPAPQYQQYPPQYHSAVPPPPSLPMNKQYQNSATPGPAPTGSTPSGSAPSSSGPSEPTPSGSGSAPTGSSQQ